Proteins encoded in a region of the Syntrophales bacterium genome:
- a CDS encoding universal stress protein — protein MFTKILYPTDFSTEAIRARDFVMKLKEAGTEEVIVLHVIDRRGISDLSRFATKDLSDIINDMETKALKEMRKIERELQDLGLKVTLRVDRGDPFKEILRVQKEEAVSLIVIGARGKADSFPSMLLGSVSYNLVRNASCPVLVVKK, from the coding sequence ATGTTTACAAAGATATTGTATCCTACTGATTTTTCGACCGAAGCGATCCGGGCGCGCGATTTCGTCATGAAGCTCAAAGAAGCCGGCACGGAGGAAGTTATCGTACTCCACGTAATCGACCGCCGGGGCATAAGCGATTTGTCGCGCTTTGCCACGAAGGATCTATCCGACATCATCAACGACATGGAAACCAAGGCCCTGAAGGAAATGCGCAAGATTGAAAGGGAACTCCAGGATCTTGGTTTGAAGGTGACCCTGCGAGTTGATCGGGGAGATCCCTTCAAAGAGATATTACGCGTTCAGAAAGAAGAAGCTGTTTCACTTATCGTCATCGGGGCCCGGGGAAAGGCCGACAGTTTCCCTTCCATGCTCCTCGGCTCCGTTTCGTACAACCTGGTCAGGAACGCCTCATGTCCCGTCCTGGTGGTAAAGAAATAG